A single Dermacentor albipictus isolate Rhodes 1998 colony chromosome 3, USDA_Dalb.pri_finalv2, whole genome shotgun sequence DNA region contains:
- the LOC135902596 gene encoding gastrula zinc finger protein XlCGF7.1-like, with the protein MSYEQVPCPCNQLESQDRQWTPSSPCNIEDCDYSSPRKFNMERHRYNLHACLKHPPPGMPARGEKVCCGESFLTLHRYTRHRELKHGDGHLCRLCGRLFPRQSHLERHMLVHTREKTYGCGLCGYATPSPSNLERHVGTAKCRRDARRIAAGLAERPQPEGLVAIIPDVATMLAVRGLLELGRGVRIFGRGRCARQRAQGVKKRKV; encoded by the exons ATGTCGTATGAGCAAGTGCCCTGTCCTTGCAACCAACTGGAAAG CCAGGACCGCCAGTGGACGCCGTCTTCGCCGTGTAACATTGAAGACTGCGACTACAGCAGCCCCAGGAAATTCAACATGGAGCGGCACAGGTACAACCTCCACGCCTGCTTGAAACACCCTCCCCCGGGCATGCCGGCGAGAGGAGAGAAGGTTTGCTGTGGCGAGTCGTTCTTGACGCTTCACCGGTACACTCGTCACCGCGAACTCAAGCATGGCGACGGACACCTGTGCCGACTATGTGGACGCCTCTTCCCCAGGCAGTCGCACCTCGAGCG GCACATGCTCGTCCACACCCGAGAGAAGACATACGGGTGTGGTCTATGCGGCTACGCCACGCCGTCGCCTTCGAACCTTGAGCGCCACGTGGGCACGGCAAAGTGTCGTCGGGACGCCAGGCGGATCGCCGCGGGTCTCGCCGAGCGACCCCAGCCGGAAGGCCTGGTGGCGATCATACCGGACGTCGCGACCATGCTTGCCGTGCGTGGCTTGCTAGAGCTCGGACGCGGCGTAAGGATCTTTGGGCGGGGCCGTTGCGCCCGTCAGCGGGCACAAGGTGTGAAAAAAAGGAAGGTGTAG